In the genome of Quercus robur chromosome 3, dhQueRobu3.1, whole genome shotgun sequence, one region contains:
- the LOC126716564 gene encoding uncharacterized protein LOC126716564: MNQNQNHVLGLNPKPRSESFGYYSEQNYTMMEKRQLFLRSYQFCRKRSLSERLKGSFIRVKRVICFRLRSARRFRKLVCSGLRYGFYYRRRKFLRLVNSKKNYSSSNCFW; the protein is encoded by the coding sequence ATGAATCAGAATCAAAACCATGTTTTGGGTCTAAACCCAAAACCGAGGAGCGAGTCATTTGGGTACTACTCAGAGCAGAACTACACAATGATGGAGAAGAGGCAACTTTTCCTTAGAAGCTATCAGTTCTGCAGAAAAAGGAGCTTATCTGAGAGACTCAAGGGGTCCTTCATCCGTGTCAAGAGGGTCATATGTTTTAGGCTTCGATCCGCTCGTAGATTCAGGAAGTTGGTCTGTTCCGGGCTTAGATACGGTTTCTATTACCGCAGAAGAAAATTCCTAAGACTCGTCAACAGCAAAAAAAACTACTCCTCCTCCAACTGCTTCTGGTAG
- the LOC126716563 gene encoding uncharacterized protein LOC126716563, whose product MGEAVPIYLSIVAFICTVGAIVLAVRHIYRHLMNYTEPTYQRFIVRIIFMVPVYALMSFLSLVLPAASIYFNSFREVYEAWVIYNFLSLCLGWVGGPGAVVLSLSGRVLKPSWCLMTCCFPPIPLDGRFIRRCKQGCLQFVILKPILVAVTLILYAKGKYEDGNFSPNQSYLYLTIIYTISYTMALYALALFYLACKDLLQPFNPVPKFILIKSVVFLTYWQGVLVFLAAKSGFIKDAEEAAEFQNFIICVEMLIAAVGHLYAFPYKEYAGANIGVSRGLTGSLAHALKLNDFYHDTVHQFAPTYHDYVLYNHNEGDEGTRKYRSRTFVPTGPEMESVRRNKHMFGNKLDDIQLSSLSSSSTSTPKNPDTVTDSTQSDVMKSSLLVDTSNSFSEPYDMSLIELDVSNYPSKVPAANETGTR is encoded by the exons ATGGGGGAAGCAGTGCCAATCTATCTTAGCATAGTTGCATTTATTTGCACAGTGGGAGCCATTGTTCTTGCTGTTAGGCACATCTACAGGCACCTTATGAATTACACCGAACCTACTTATCAGCGCTTTATTGTCCGCATCATCTTCATGGTTCCG GTTTAtgcactaatgtctttcttgTCCCTGGTTTTACCAGCTGCCTCAATCTATTTCAATTCATTTCGGGAAGT TTATGAAGCATGGGTCATCTATAATTTCCTGTCATTGTGCCTGGGATGGGTTGGTGGACCAGGAGCTGTTGTACTAAGTTTAAGTGGTCGGGTTCTGAAGCCATCATGGTGTCTGATGACATGTTGCTTTCCTCCCATACCTCTGGATGG GCGTTTCATACGTAGGTGCAAGCAGGGGTGTTTGCAGTTTGTCATTTTGAAGCCTATTTTAGTTGCTGTTACACTCATACTTTACGCAAAAGGAAAATATGAAGATGGAAATTTCAGTCCAAATCAATCATACTTGTATCTCACAATTATCTATACAATCTCATATACAATGGCTCTTTATGCTTTGGCATTGTTTTATCTGGCATGCAAAGATCTGCTTCAGCCATTTAATCCAGTCCCAAagtttattttaatcaaatccGTTGTTTTCCTGACTTATTGGCAG ggtgttttggTTTTCCTTGCTGCAAAGTCTGGATTCATTAAGGATGCAGAGGAAGCTgctgaatttcaaaatttcatcatATGTGTTGAGATGCTTATTGCTGCTGTGGGCCATCTCTATGCATTTCCATACAAAGAGTATGCTGGTGCAAATATTGGTGTCTCCCGTGGTTTGACAGGAAGCCTTGCACACGCTTTAAAGTTAAATGACTTTTACCATGACACGGTCCACCAG TTTGCACCAACATACCATGATTATGTTCTTTACAATCACAATGAGGGTGATGAGGGAACACGGAAGTATCGGTCACGCACCTTTGTGCCAACTGGTCCTGAGATGGAATCTGTAAGAAGAAACAAACATATGTTTGGAAACAAGTTGGATGACATACAGCTTTCCAGTCTCTCATCTTCTAGTACCAGTACTCCCAAAAATCCTGACACTGTAACTGATTCTACACAATCTGATGTGATGAAATCTTCTCTGCTTGTGGATACCTCAAATTCTTTTTCTGAGCCGTATGATATGTCACTTATTGAGTTGGATGTGTCCAATTATCCTTCCAAAGTTCCTGCAGCAAATGAAACTGGGACCAGGTGA